The proteins below are encoded in one region of Brassica napus cultivar Da-Ae chromosome A6, Da-Ae, whole genome shotgun sequence:
- the LOC106346681 gene encoding ABC transporter G family member 35, with the protein MDYDPAHAMSRGGSMRQSISRSVSRASRNLEDIFSPSARRTKSVNEDEEALKWAAIEKLPTYSRLRTSLMPALGEDDIYGNQILNKEVDVTKLDGEERARFIDVVFKVAEQDNERILTKLRNRIDRVGITLPTVEVRYDHLTVKADCYTGDRSLPSLTNTVRNMGESLLGLVGIHLAKKAQLTILKDVSGIVKPSRMTLLLGPPSSGKTTLLLALAGKLDKSLDISGEVTYNGHRLNEFVPIKTSAYISQNDLHVGIMTVKETLDFSARCQGVGTRYDLLNELARREKDAGIFPEADVDLFMKASAAQGVKSSLITDYTLKILGLDICKDTIVGDDMMRGISGGQKKRVTTGEMIVGPTKTLFMDEISTGLDSSTTFQIVKCLQQIVHLTEATVTISLLQPAPETFDLFDDIILLSEGQIVYQGPRDHIVEFFESFGFKCPERKGTADFLQEVTSKKDQEQYWVDQTKPYRYITVPEFASKFKTFHVGTKLSNDLSVPFDKSKGHKAALVFDKYSVKKSELLKTCWDKEWMLMKRNSFFYVFKTVQIIIIAAILSTVFLRTELNTRNVADGNMYMGALLFGLIVNMFNGLAEMAMTIQRLPVFYKQRDLLFHPPWAYTLPTFLLGIPISIFETTAWMGVTYYSVGLAPEAERFFKQFLIIFLIQQMAAGIFRFIASICRTMTIANTGGMLALLVVFLTGGFLLPRREIPVWWRWAFWASPLSYGFNAISVNELFAPRWMNKLSSDNTTRLGTTLLNMWDVFDDENWYWIGIGGLFGFAVLFNGLFTLALSYLDPLGKPQAILPKEEDESKNEIPMENVSTKKGMVLPFTPLALSFDDVKYFVDMPAEMRDQGVQETRLQLLKGVTSTFRPGVLTALMGVSGAGKTTLMDVLAGRKTGGYIEGDIRVSGFPKKQETFARISGYCEQTDIHSPQVTVRESLIFSAFLRLAKEVSKEEKMMFVDQVMELVELVDLKDAIVGLPGVTGLSTEQRKRLTIAVELVANPSIIFMDEPTSGLDARAAAIVMRAVRNTVDTGRTVVCTIHQPSIDIFEAFDELLLMKRGGQVIYSGPLGRNSHKIVEYFEAIPGVPKIPEKYNPATWMLEASSLAAELKLGVDFAELYKSSSLCQRNKQLVQELSVPPQGASDLYFATQFSQDTWGQYKSCLWKQWWTYWRSPDYNVVRFIFTLATALMIGSVFWQIGGKRSNVQDLTMVLGAIYSAVIFVGVNNCSTVQPMVAVERTVFYREKAAGMYSAIPYAISQVTCELPYVFIQTTYYSLIVYAMVGFEWKASKFFWFLFINYTSFLYWTYYGMMTVSLTPNHQVASIFASAFYGIFNLFSGFFIPRPKIPKWWIWYYWICPVAWTIYGLITSQYGDVDTPIAFPGGPPNLTVKQYLKDQYGFESDFMGPVAAVLVIFPVFFAFVFAFCIRTLNFQTR; encoded by the exons ATGGATTACGATCCAGCTCATGCTATGAGCAGAGGAGGTAGCATGCGGCAAAGCATAAGCCGTAGCGTGAGCAGAGCAAGCAGAAACCTCGAGGACATATTCTCACCGAGCGCAAGAAGAACCAAGTCAGTCaacgaagacgaagaagctctCAAATGGGCAGCCATCGAGAAACTCCCTACATACAGCCGTCTCCGGACAAGTCTCATGCCCGCGCTAGGGGAAGACGACATCTACGGTAACCAGATCCTCAACAAAGAAGTCGACGTCACCAAGCTCGACGGCGAGGAACGTGCGAGGTTCATCGACGTAGTCTTCAAAGTCGCGGAGCAAGACAACGAAAGGATCTTGACCAAGCTCAGGAACAGGATCGACAGAGTTGGGATAACGCTTCCGACGGTGGAAGTGAGGTACGACCATTTGACTGTGAAAGCTGACTGTTACACGGGTGATAGGTCTCTTCCTTCGCTTACTAACACGGTGAGGAACATGGGAGAGTCTCTTCTTGGTTTGGTCGGGATCCATCTTGCAAAGAAAGCGCAGCTTACGATACTTAAAGATGTTTCTGGGATCGTTAAACCTTCGAGGATGACGCTTTTGTTGGGTCCTCCCTCTTCGGGGAAGACAACCCTTTTGTTGGCTCTTGCTGGGAAGCTAGACAAGTCTCTTGACATCTCAGGGGAAGTAACTTACAATGGTCACCGCCTCAACGAGTTTGTTCCCATCAAAACATCTGCTTACATTAGCCAGAACGATCTTCATGTCGGTATCATGACCGTTAAGGAGACTCTTGATTTCTCTGCTAGGTGCCAAGGCGTTGGTACCCGTTATG ATCTATTAAACGAGCTGGCGAGGAGAGAAAAGGATGCTGGGATTTTTCCAGAAGCTGATGTTGACTTGTTCATGAAGGCATCTGCTGCTCAAGGCGTCAAGAGTAGTCTCATCACTGACTACACTCTCAAG ATTCTAGGGCTTGACATATGCAAGGACACTATAGTAGGAGATGACATGATGAGAGGTATCTCAGGAGGTCAGAAGAAGCGTGTGACAACCGGTGAGATGATCGTTGGGCCAACTAAAACGCTGTTCATGGATGAGATATCCACAGGGCTTGACAGCTCCACAACTTTTCAAATCGTGAAATGCCTGCAACAGATCGTTCACCTCACGGAAGCCACCGTGACCATATCTCTTTTGCAGCCGGCTCCTGAGACGTTTGATTTATTCGATGACATAATCTTGTTGTCGGAAGGACAGATTGTGTACCAGGGACCTAGAGACCACATTGTTGAGTTCTTTGAGAGCTTTGGCTTCAAGTGTCCTGAAAGAAAAGGAACTGCTGATTTCTTGCAAGAG GTTACCTCTAAGAAAGATCAAGAGCAGTATTGGGTGGATCAAACCAAACCTTACAGATACATTACAGTGCCAGAATTCGCCAGCAAATTCAAGACGTTCCATGTTGGTACCAAGCTCTCCAACGACCTATCAGTACCGTTCGATAAATCAAAAGGCCACAAAGCAGCTCTAGTGTTTGACAAGTACTCAGTGAAGAAATCAGAGCTTCTCAAAACCTGTTGGGACAAGGAGTGGATGCTCATGAAGCGAAACTCCTTCTTCTACGTCTTCAAAACAGTCCAAATCATCATAATCGCTGCGATCTTGTCTACTGTCTTCCTCAGAACAGAGCTGAACACAAGGAACGTGGCTGACGGGAACATGTACATGGGTGCATTGCTGTTCGGTTTGATTGTCAACATGTTCAACGGTCTTGCTGAGATGGCTATGACGATACAGAGACTTCCCGTGTTCTACAAGCAAAGAGATCTTTTGTTTCATCCACCTTGGGCATACACGCTTCCTACTTTCTTGTTAGGAATCCCAATCTCCATCTTTGAGACAACTGCTTGGATGGGGGTGACGTATTACTCAGTAGGATTAGCACCAGAGGCTGAACGGTTCTTCAAACAGTTCCTCATCATATTTCTGATCCAACAAATGGCTGCTGGGATATTCAGGTTCATTGCATCTATCTGTAGAACCATGACCATAGCTAACACAGGTGGTATGCTCGCTCTACTAGTCGTGTTCTTGACCGGAGGTTTCCTTCTTCCTCGCCGTGAGATCCCGGTTTGGTGGAGGTGGGCTTTTTGGGCTTCTCCCCTTTCATACGGTTTCAATGCCATCAGCGTCAATGAATTGTTTGCTCCTAGATGGATGAACAAATTG TCTTCCGACAACACGACGAGGTTAGGGACAACGTTGCTTAACATGTGGGATGTGTTTGATGATGAGAACTGGTATTGGATAGGCATTGGAGGCTTGTTTGGTTTTGCTGTCCTCTTCAACGGTCTTTTCACACTTGCACTTTCTTATTTAGACC CACTTGGGAAGCCACAAGCTATACTcccaaaagaagaagatgaatccAAGA ATGAGATTCCAATGGAGAATGTGAGCACCAAGAAAGGAATGGTTCTTCCTTTCACTCCACTAGCTCTGTCCTTTGACGATGTTAAATACTTTGTTGACATGCCTGCG GAAATGAGAGACCAAGGAGTTCAAGAAACCAGGCTGCAACTACTAAAAGGAGTAACAAGCACGTTTAGACCAGGAGTGTTGACCGCGTTGATGGGTGTGAGCGGTGCGGGGAAGACAACCTTGATGGATGTTTTGGCCGGGAGGAAAACAGGAGGATACATAGAAGGAGACATAAGAGTGTCTGGTTTCCCAAAGAAACAAGAGACATTCGCTAGAATATCTGGTTACTGTGAACAAACAGACATTCATTCACCACAAGTTACCGTAAGAGAATCACTTATCTTCTCTGCTTTCCTTCGTCTTGCTAAAGAAGTAAGCAAAGAGGAGAAAATGATGTTTGTGGATCAAGTGATGGAGCTTGTGGAGTTGGTGGACTTAAAAGACGCCATTGTGGGTTTACCTGGAGTCACAGGACTTTCCACTGAGCAGAGAAAGAGGTTAACGATCGCCGTTGAGCTTGTGGCCAACCCTTCAATCATCTTCATGGACGAGCCTACTTCAGGTTTGGATGCTAGAGCAGCTGCCATTGTGATGAGAGCCGTGAGGAACACTGTGGACACAGGGAGAACTGTGGTCTGCACTATCCACCAACCTAGCATTGATATTTTCGAGGCGTTTGATGAGTTACTACTAATGAAGAGAGGAGGACAAGTGATCTACTCTGGTCCTTTAGGCAGAAACTCTCACAAGATTGTTGAGTACTTTGAAGCCATTCCCGGAGTGCCAAAGATTCCTGAAAAATACAATCCAGCCACGTGGATGCTTGAAGCTAGCTCCCTTGCCGCCGAGTTAAAGCTTGGAGTTGACTTTGCTGAACTCTACAAGTCTTCTTCCTTATGCCA GCGAAACAAGCAGCTGGTACAAGAACTAAGCGTACCACCACAAGGAGCATCTGATCTCTACTTTGCTACACAGTTTTCACAGGACACATGGGGACAATACAAATCATGTCTATGGAAGCAGTGGTGGACTTACTGGAGATCACCTGACTACAACGTTGTCCGGTTCATCTTCACCTTAGCAACAGCTCTTATGATCGGTTCTGTCTTTTGGCAAATAGGAGGTAAGAGATCAAACGTCCAAGACCTGACCATGGTGTTAGGAGCAATCTATTCAGCGGTTATATTCGTTGGAGTGAACAACTGCTCAACGGTGCAACCAATGGTGGCAGTGGAACGTACAGTGTTTTACAGAGAAAAGGCAGCTGGAATGTACTCAGCTATACCATATGCTATCTCCCAAGTGACTTGTGAGCTACCTTATGTCTTCATCCAGACCACTTACTACTCACTTATCGTCTACGCAATGGTTGGATTCGAGTGGAAagcttccaagttcttctggtTCCTATTCATCAACTACACTTCTTTCCTCTACTGGACTTACTACGGCATGATGACTGTCTCCCTCACACCTAACCACCAAGTTGCATCCATCTTTGCATCAGCCTTTTATGGTATCTTTAACCTCTTCTCTGGCTTCTTCATACCAAGACCTAAGATTCCCAAGTGGTGGATCTGGTATTATTGGATCTGCCCTGTTGCTTGGACCATATACGGTTTGATCACCTCTCAGTATGGTGATGTTGATACTCCCATCGCTTTCCCTGGGGGTCCTCCTAATCTCACTGTGAAACAGTACCTTAAAGACCAGTATGGTTTTGAGTCAGACTTCATGGGACCTGTTGCGGCTGTCCTTGTTATCTTCCCTGTCTTCTTTGCCTTTGTCTTCGCCTTCTGCATTAGGACTCTCAACTTCCAGACTAGATAA